From the genome of Abditibacteriaceae bacterium, one region includes:
- a CDS encoding tetratricopeptide repeat protein, giving the protein MSKKSLAALLKAARAEPENVARWLDVAYSQHGVRIDAIATLHEAIERNSENETARASLWSALAELHGDSQNWDECVAACDRALEISPQHHQALEMRAAAHLHSGNVAEATATLQRLLRLSPRDPLHRLKLATLLQIQDKTALAAREFERVLLSHPDAPFSDEASAALELLDNLQGQTILARASGDLDFRRAVEEDFDAALESSGFYLSENARESLRQTLADGRVTTDAPVRIH; this is encoded by the coding sequence ATGAGCAAGAAATCTCTCGCGGCGCTGTTGAAAGCCGCACGCGCCGAGCCGGAAAACGTCGCGCGCTGGCTCGACGTGGCCTATAGCCAACACGGCGTAAGAATCGATGCGATTGCCACGCTTCACGAGGCTATCGAACGGAACTCTGAAAACGAAACGGCGCGCGCGTCTTTGTGGTCGGCGCTCGCCGAGTTGCATGGCGATTCGCAGAACTGGGACGAATGCGTCGCAGCGTGCGACCGGGCTTTGGAAATTTCGCCCCAACATCATCAGGCACTGGAGATGCGTGCGGCGGCCCACTTGCATTCGGGGAACGTGGCCGAAGCGACGGCGACCCTGCAACGATTGCTGCGCCTTTCGCCCCGCGACCCGCTTCATCGGCTGAAACTCGCGACATTACTCCAAATTCAAGACAAAACGGCACTCGCGGCGCGTGAATTTGAGCGCGTTTTGCTGTCGCATCCCGACGCGCCATTTTCAGACGAAGCCAGCGCTGCCCTTGAATTGCTCGACAATTTACAAGGCCAAACAATTCTAGCGCGTGCCTCAGGCGACCTCGATTTTCGCCGCGCCGTCGAGGAAGATTTCGATGCAGCGCTGGAAAGCAGCGGCTTTTATCTTTCGGAGAACGCGCGCGAATCGCTGCGTCAAACGCTCGCCGATGGCCGCGTCACAACGGATGCGCCGGTTCGTATTCATTAA
- a CDS encoding RNA methyltransferase: MKPQDTWVRHECGTDRTTLEEVRLSMRTPVYGVLDNLRSAHNVGSIFRSADGANAAGLHICGYSPVPPHRHLAKTALGAVESVSWSQHVVAEAAIAELRAQGVQILAMEKTDDSVSLWDFPLQFPLAIVMGNEADGLSEATLALCDATVHLPMFGLKNSLNVSVAFGVAMYEILRRYQNS, from the coding sequence ATGAAACCTCAAGATACCTGGGTTCGCCACGAATGCGGAACCGACCGCACAACACTGGAAGAGGTGCGATTATCGATGCGCACGCCGGTTTATGGCGTGCTCGATAATTTGCGCTCGGCGCACAATGTCGGCTCGATTTTCCGCTCTGCCGATGGCGCTAACGCTGCCGGACTCCATATTTGCGGTTATTCGCCGGTGCCGCCCCATCGTCATCTCGCGAAAACGGCGCTTGGGGCCGTCGAGAGTGTGTCTTGGTCGCAACACGTAGTCGCCGAAGCAGCGATTGCCGAATTGCGCGCGCAAGGCGTGCAAATTCTGGCAATGGAGAAAACCGACGACAGCGTATCGTTGTGGGACTTTCCGCTCCAGTTCCCGCTCGCGATTGTGATGGGGAATGAGGCCGATGGTTTAAGCGAAGCGACGCTTGCCTTGTGCGACGCGACAGTGCATTTGCCGATGTTTGGCTTGAAGAATTCGCTCAATGTCTCGGTCGCGTTCGGTGTGGCGATGTACGAAATTTTGCGACGCTATCAAAACTCATGA